In Erigeron canadensis isolate Cc75 chromosome 1, C_canadensis_v1, whole genome shotgun sequence, a single window of DNA contains:
- the LOC122606573 gene encoding uncharacterized protein LOC122606573, with protein sequence MGNRRYLATSDDDEEEPPPPPPPPPPRRRRDEMRSTSQRKRKRMKIYEDDDYEEEEEEERELQEAIKQSIKIQNKQQDNNKNNRNNRNRKTTSDDEEEDEQEEEKQQEEEEEEAKPVGEVVRVSGKGKNRRNHYNSFEFDGVTYQLEDPVLLVPDPDPDPDIPHVKPYVAIIKDIAETKDGNVMVTGQWFYRPEEAEKKSGGNWQSSDTRELFYSFHRDEIPAESVMHKCVVHFIPANKQIPSRKAHPGFIVRKVYDTIFKRLFKLTDKDYEDSMQHEIDLLVQKTMSRLGDLPDIKNDEDMVDTEDLLRSKRLLRRKNMSPLDVTRDRDDDTSNRSGPLSRSETPGSCNSVASEYYNILVKFDAVTGDQHRDKWLEKLLEVVQSICNNVDGGKENDGSNKPTLTGPEDKITNIGADAPFWPDDAVRVVAALEQASHESLSSDYQKYNQKMRQLCFNFKKNAHLARRVLKGELEPSKILSMTPNELKEGLTAEELASKEPEEDAQVQMTDARCKRCTEKNVRLIDIISAGHVDRYQLECAACGNMWYASRDEASTLTIDGPSSARTVGTAPWATAKFEDVEKKLVSPRDPSTNGSFKKATEPHVTTIPERQRSFNKSRPGEQDNKQPPTDPV encoded by the exons ATGGGAAATCGGAGGTATTTAGCGACGAGCGACGACGACGAAGAAgaaccaccgccgccgccaccaccaccaccaccgagACGAAGAAGAGACGAAATGCGGTCAACAAGTCAACGGAAAAGAAAACGAATGAAAATATACGAAGACGATGATtatgaggaagaagaagaagaagaaagagagttACAAGAAGCAATTAAACAATcaattaaaatccaaaataaacaacaagataataataaaaataatagaaataatagaaatagaaaaactacttctgatgatgaagaagaggacgAACAAGAAGAAGAGAAGCAGCAGgaagaggaggaagaagaagcGAAACCGGTGGGTGAGGTGGTTAGGGTTTCCGGCAAGGGCAAAAACAGACGGAATCATTATAATTCCTTCGAATTTGACGGTGTTACTTACCAGCTT GAGGATCCTGTGCTTTTAGTTCCTGATCCTGATCCTGATCCTGATATACCTCATGTGAAGCCATATGTTGCTATAATAAAG GATATTGCTGAGACGAAAGATGGAAATGTTATGGTAACTGGACAGTGGTTCTATCGACCTGAAGAGGCAGAAAAGAAAAGTGGTGGAAATTGGCAATCAAGCGATACAAGGGAGctcttttatagttttcacaGGGATGAGATCCCTGCCGAGTCTGTGATGCACAAGTGTGTGGTTCACTTTATACCGGCGAACAAGCAGATTCCAAGTAGAAAGGCACATCCTGGTTTCATTGTTCGAAAAGTCTATGACACCATATTTAAAAGGCTCTTCAAGCTCACGGACAAAGATTATGAAGACAGCATGCAGCATGAGATTGATCTACTTGTTCAAAAAACTATGTCTCGTTTAGGTGACCTTCCTGATATTAaaaatgatgaagatatggtgGATACAGAAGATTTATTGAGAAGTAAAAGATTACTTAGGAGAAAGAATATGTCACCTTTGGATGTTACAAGAGACAGAGACGACGATACAAGTAACAGGTCTGGGCCATTGTCAAGGTCAGAAACACCTGGAAGTTGTAACAGTGTTGCTTCTGAATATTATAATATTCTGGTAAAGTTTGATGCTGTAACGGGCGATCAGCATCGTGATAAGTGGTTAGAGAAACTTCTGGAAGTTGTGCAATCTATATGTAATAATGTTGATGGTGGGAAGGAAAATGATGGATCTAATAAACCCACCCTGACTGGGCCTGAAGACAAGATTACAAAT ATAGGAGCAGATGCACCTTTTTGGCCCGATGATGCTGTTCGAGTTGTAGCCGCACTTGAGCAAGCGTCACATGAGTCTCTGTCTTCGGATTATCAGAAATATAATCAGAAGATGCGTCAgctatgttttaattttaag AAAAATGCACATTTAGCCCGTCGGGTCCTAAAGGGAGAACTGGAACCTTCAAAAATATTGAGCATGACACCTAATGAGTTGAAG GAAGGATTGACGGCTGAAGAATTAGCAAGTAAAGAGCCTGAAGAGGATGCTCAAGTGCAG ATGACAGATGCTCGGTGTAAAAGATGCACAGAGAAAAATGTGCGCTTGATAGATATCATATCAGCTGGACATGTTGACAGATATCAG CTTGAGTGTGCCGCATGTGGTAATATGTGGTATGCTTCTAGGGACGAGGCATCCACCCTTACAATAGATGGGCCCAGCTCTGCAAGGACAGTAGGTACTGCACCATGGGCGACTGCCAAATTTGAAGATGTTGAGAAAAAGCTGGTTAGCCCTCGTGATCCTAGCACAAATGGTTCTTTTAAAAAAGCAACCGAGCCGCATGTCACCACCATACCTGAAAGGCAGAGATCTTTCAACAAGTCTAGGCCTGGGGAGCAAGACAACAAACAGCCACCAACTGATCCAGTATAG
- the LOC122581899 gene encoding aldehyde dehydrogenase family 2 member C4-like — MANEERNLEIEKKISNIRFTKLFINGEFTDSISGKTFETVDPRTEETIAKVAEGDKEDIDLAVKAARKAFDHGSWPRLPGCERGKIMNKFADLIEENLEELATLEALDAGKVYSFEIAVDIPGIAKEVRYFAGAADKIHGRSLKLSSVFQGYTLLEPIGVVGLIIPWNFPSAMFTLKCAPALAAGCTMVVKPAEQAPLSALYLAHLAKVAGIPNGVINVVTGFGHTAGAAVASHMDIDCVSFTGSTEVGRLVMQAAATSNLKSVSLELGGKSPLMIFDDSNIEQAADLALFGSLANKGEICVCTSRVLIQEGIYDEVVKSIVEKAKKWVVGDPFDPATCQGPQVDRKQFERVLSYIDHGKREGASLLFGGKRCGEKGYYITPTIFENVTDDMIIAKEEIFGPVIGLMKFKTIEEAITKANKTSYGLAAGIVTNDLNIANRVSRSVRAGMIWINCYHNFDAGCPIGGYKLSGFGGMDHGMEALEKYLQTKAVVTPIYNSPWL; from the exons ATGGCAAATGAAGAGAGAAACTTGGagattgaaaagaaaatatccAACATAAGGTTCACAAAGCTTTTCATCAATGGAGAGTTTACTGATTCCATTTCAG GGAAAACATTTGAGACTGTAGACCCAAGAACTGAAGAAACTATAGCGAAAGTCGCGGAAGGTGATAAGGAAGACATCGATTTAGCAGTGAAAGCTGCCCGGAAAGCGTTTGATCATGGATCTTGGCCACGTTTGCCTGGTTGT GAGAGGGGTAAAATAATGAACAAATTCGCGGATTTAATTGAAGAAAACCTTGAGGAACTAGCAACATTGGAAGCGCTTGATGCGGGCAAAGTTTATAGTTTTGAGATCGCCGTGGACATTCCTGGTATAGCCAAAGAAGTCCGTTATTTTGCTGGTGCCGCAGATAAAATCCATGGAAGATCTTTGAAGTTGTCTAGTGTGTTTCAAGGTTACACGTTGCTTGAACCCATAGGTGTAGTTGGTCTTATAATTCCTTGGAACTTTCCTAGTGCCATGTTTACTCTCAAATGTGCACCGGCTTTAGCTGCTGGCTGCACCATGGTTGTCAAGCCTGCTGAACAAGCACCCCTCTCAGCTCTTTACCTGGCCCATTTGGCTAAGGTG gcaGGGATACCAAATGGTGTTATCAACGTTGTGACAGGATTCGGACATACTGCAGGTGCCGCTGTAGCATCACACATGGATATAGATTGT GTTAGTTTTACAGGATCAACTGAAGTTGGACGATTAGTAATGCAAGCTGCGGCGACAAGCAATTTAAAATCAGTCTCCTTAGAACTTGGGGGCAAATCCCCGCTCATGATCTTTGATGATTCAAATATTGAACAAGCTGCAGATCTTGCTCTCTTTGGAAGTCTTGCTAATAAA GGAGAAATTTGTGTGTGTACTTCACGCGTCCTTATTCAAGAAGGGATATACGATGAAGTTGTGAAATCAATAGTTGAAAAGGCGAAGAAATGGGTCGTTGGTGATCCATTTGATCCTGCGACTTGTCAAGGACCCCAA GTCGATAGGAAGCAGTTCGAGAGAGTACTTTCGTATATCGATCATGGAAAACGAGAAGGTGCATCGTTGTTATTTGGTGGTAAGCGTTGCGGAGAGAAAGGATATTATATAACCCCAACAATTTTTGAAAACGTTACG GATGATATGATAATAGCGAAGGAGGAAATTTTTGGTCCAGTTATAGGTCTTATGAAATTCAA gACAATTGAAGAGGCAATCACCAAAGCTAACAAGACTTCATATGGTTTAGCAGCCGGGATCGTAACTAACGACTTGAATATAGCCAACAGGGTATCGAGATCAGTTCGGGCAGGCATGATTTGGATAAACTGCTACCATAATTTTGATGCAGGGTGTCCAATCGGAGGATACAAACTGAGTGGGTTCGGAGGAATGGATCATGGCATGGAAGCGCTAGAAAAATATCTTCAAACCAAAGCCGTTGTCACACCGATATATAATTCGCCGTGGTTGTAA